Proteins encoded in a region of the Eulemur rufifrons isolate Redbay chromosome 15, OSU_ERuf_1, whole genome shotgun sequence genome:
- the DNPH1 gene encoding 5-hydroxymethyl-dUMP N-hydrolase: MAAAAEPERGEPGEPGEPGRRALYFCGSIRGGREDQALYARIVSRLRRFGTVLTEHVAAAELGARGEEAAGGDRLIHEQDLAWLQQADVVVAEVTQPSLGVGYELGRAVALNKRILCLFRPQSGRVLSAMIRGAADGSRFQVWDYEEGEVEAMLDRYFEMDPPEQVAASPGPTA, from the exons ATGGCGGCGGCCGCGGAGCCGGAGCGCGGGGAGCCAGGGGAGCCGGGCGAGCCCGGCCGCCGAGCCCTGTACTTCTGCGGGAGCATCCGCGGAGGACGCGAGGACCAGGCGCTGTATGCGAGGATTGTGTCGCGGCTGCGACGTTTTGGGACCGTGCTCACCGAGCATGTGGCAGCCGCCGAGCTGGGCGCGCGCG GGGAAGAGGCTGCTGGGGGTGACAGGCTCATCCACGAGCAGGACTTGGCCTGGCTGCAGCAGGCAGATG TGGTCGTGGCAGAAGTGACCCAGCCATCCTTGGGTGTGGGCTATGAGCTGGGCCGGGCCGTGGCCCTCAATAAGCGAATCCTGTGCCTGTTCCGCCCGCAGTCTGGCAGAG TGCTTTCAGCCATGATCCGGGGAGCTGCAGATGGCTCGCGGTTCCAGGTGTGGGACTACGAAGAGGGGGAGGTGGAGGCCATGCTGGATCGATACTTTGAGATGGATCCTCCCGAGCAGGTGGCTGCCTCCCCTGGCCCAACTGCTTGA